Part of the Triticum urartu cultivar G1812 chromosome 2, Tu2.1, whole genome shotgun sequence genome, TGAAATACTTTTTTTTGAGACAAATGAAATACTTTTTGTGGAAGGGCAAAACGGAAAACCATTTCCCCCCGTTTTTTTAGGGCCTGCTCGGCCTTTGGTTCTCTCTTCACAGAGGAAAAAACCGGTAGGCCCCGGTGCTTTTCTTTTGGTCGTTGTTAAATTATAGCGCATGGGCCGAGAAAAGAAGCCCGACACATCCGATCTCTGGGCCTCAGGTATTGCTCCTTTTTTCCAACTTCGCAAAAACCCAACCCGATCGTCGTCTACGGTTCCTTCTTGCATACACCAAACCAGAGAgagaggtggcggcggcggcgaaggcgCCTGCCATCTGGGCTACGAAGAGGGTTATGCATTCGTCGGGTGGCGAGATGGAGGCGGTGGAGAAGGCGATGCGTGACAAGCGGATGGAGGAGAGGGAGAAACGTGAGGCGGTGATGGAGGAGCGGATggcaaagaaggagaaggaggaggaggcggagaaGGCAAAGAAAGCGGCGATGATAAAGGCCGCGAAGGAATTTGTTGAAGCGACGGGGAGGAAGATCTTAGAGAAAAGGGGGGAACCCGAGGATCCCTTTGAACAGTTTCGTGGTTTCTGGACGAGGGTTTGGGGCGAAGACGGCTATTTTGGTAAATTCGAGGATGAGAGTGAGTAGCGTAACCTCTATGCCTACTCGCGCTTTGGTTTCATTTACAGTATTATTTTCCTCCCCATCCGTCCTTACTGACATTGTGACATGTCATTGATGCAGCTACTATCCCCCCCCCCATGCGTTTCACCTTCTCTGGCGATGGCTCAACCAAGAATACGCTGCAGTTCTTTTCAGTCAAAGTTGCAAAGATTGACGAGAGTTTACAGTGGCCGCTTGATGTGTATGGGTTCTTTTCCGTACGTGATGTGGTGGATCACAAACGCAACATGATCTTCTCCTGCGACAGGGATAACTGCCAGACCATCAGCCAAGAGGTTTGTCGCTATTGGTATCTGTCTGAAAATCATTATTCTTTAGGCTCTATGTCAGTAAGAATGTAACACATCGATCCTTAGCAATATAATGGTTATAAGTACTTACAGTTATACCAATTATAGATGCTTCTAAGAAAAATGCAACGATCCAGTGTGAAGGCTTTGTTGTTCATATAAGAATAAATATGCAAGTTTGTTGGTAATTTCTTGTTTGTGCGAAATTTCAATGCCAAATGTTTATGGCATCTCTTCACGAAGGAAAAAAGAGCTTCCAACATGAAAGCCTCCAAGCCAGCCAAACTTTATTTTTTTCTAAATTTATTCAATTCACCACCGCCACTACAAATTGTTTTGTATTTTCACTGACAACAATGTCTTGTTAGAACAATTAATAGTTTACTATCAATATTAATAATTTATTCTGAACTTATCAAATTGATTTTAAAAGTGTATGTAGAGAAAATGCTGCCCTTATGTAATGGTTCATGCAAGTGTTGGTTTTTTATCTTTGTACTTTTCAAGGAGCGTTTGGGAGGTGCATAATCATGTTTTTTTATCCATATAAATGGCTCTAGACTGGAATGCAACGGACAATCTCATAATTAGTTGAAATTAAAGCTCCTCAAGTTTTGATTGTGATCAGCTGGATGTTGTCCTTTTTAGGGCTTTATGGAACGCCTTGTGATGGGAATTAGGCCTACAACTGGGGTCATATTCCGTCACTTTGTGCTTATCATGAAGTGCATATGCAAGTGGTGAGTGCTGATAAGATTTGTTATCCTGCAGCACTCCCTCATCAATAGTAGAGCAGGCATTTTGTTAATGCACAAGTTTGAATTTGAGTATGATTCCGCGCATCAAATTAGTGCATGTTTTCAGGTATATAGAAGTCATATGGAAGAGCGCCTGTAACATTTAACCAACTCTTGATTATTCATTCCCTTGAGAACTCCACAACCCTAACTTGTGCTCCCAACTCCTGCACTACGTAGTCCATTGTCCGTCTGTCCCTCAGTTCTGTTTGGGAGTAGCGTTCTCTTTGTTGTCTCTTTATGTAAGTAGTGTCTTGTGTTCTCCTTTGAAATTTTGCTTGAAAGATCTTCTAGCGCAATATGCAAGGAATTAGCAAACAAATAATTTTGAACAATGACATGCTTAGTGTGGATATACGTGCAACTGAACAAATATACTATTATTTTTCTGCCGGTCACTTGAGCATTAAGCTAATATTTTTGTCCCGTCATTACTGTAATGTACCTCACATTCTTTATGCTATGCATTTTCAATTCAGTGCACGattttgtgaacttttttttcaTTATGCTGCTCAATGTTTACTTTGGCATTTTGGACTTACTTTTTGTTTAGACTAGTTTGTTTAGTCTGAAGGGCTTCCAAGGTATAAAGTTGCTAACTGGCCAAACTGTGATTGTAGGCTCTTGCCTCTTACATATTTTGATCATTGTAACCTTCCTCACATTTATCTCTTTTGGATTTCTAACACATACATTGTCACCATAGTTATGTTCCACCTGTCTTTTTACCAACAGAGACCATAATAGTTTGGTTATGTTTCTTATTAATTACTGGTGAACTTTacataataattaattaattgtGTGATGCAGGATCCCTATCTAACGCTGACAGGTCCAACCCGTGCTGTTGTGGTGACATCAGATCCTTCGTACTTTGAGATTGAGCTGAAAGTGAAGGGCACTGCTGAATCTGAGGATAAATATTTAAGCCGCCTAGTTATGACATACAGGACGGGTTTTCTGGATAGAAGTTTTACTAGTGGGCTTAGCACTCTGGAGATGGCATTCAAAGAGATCATCCAATCTGTGGAGGCCACAATCAGTGTAAAAGTCGTTGATGGATCATGGCCAGATAGTTTTCGTGGTGTATTTTGTGCGAGCATCGATGACATAGCTGGCTTGAAAGTCAAGTTGCTGGAATGTGGAGATGATAGATTGCCTCTTGATGCTGATGGCAACATCAAGCTTAGATGCAAGGTCGTTTCTGTTGGACTTGAGGGATTGCTGAGGATTTCTGTCATGGCACACTGTATTAATGGGGATCAGGTTGTGGAGAGTCATTGCAGAGAAGATGTTAAGAGTCATGAAGTAGTGTTTGAACCCAGGAGATCGGGTACAAGCTCCAATACTGAGCTTAAGATTGGCTCTTGCAGAATGGAAGTCACTGTGAGCTGGTCCCTTTTCTCTTATCAGCTGTAACTTACCTGGCAAGGTTATTGCTACTAGAGCCCATCTGCTTTAAGCAACAGCTGTCGCATTTTAAGTGCTATTTTGTGCTATACTAAACAAAGTATGTATTTCTTATTGTTGCCTGTATGGATAAAGTTAGATTTTCATAGGTGCTGTGTTGGCTTAATTCTAACAGTATCTATGTATGCTAGCAGAGTTCAACTTATCTTACAGAAACCCTACCACATTTACTGCTACAATCATAACATCGGCGTATATACTATTCCCTCTGTCTCAAAATGTGAGACATTCACATTTTTTGACACTATTAAAAAACATCTTACATTTTGAGATAGAGTATTATTTATAAGGTTTCATCATTCTCCTATCCTTCATTATATGATTGCGGTATGTAGAGCCAAACAGAGATGAAAAGCTGGGAGTTCCCTTGCTTTTACTGTCTTTGGTCTTGATGCTTACAATTTGAATATCACTTTTGTTGAAAGGGATATTCTGGAATTGAACTGGGAGCTTAGACAATCTACAGCCGGAGCCCCATATCCTCCCCAAATATCTGGGCGGCCTGCTAGGTCATTACCCGGACAACAAATTGCCGCCAACCAGACTGTGCATAGCTATCAAACACACCTTAAGCGGCTGTTACATGCATACGGCACTCCAAAACATGATGTCCAAGTTTGCCTGATGACTTCAGGTTCACCGCGAGCATCTTCTCGCCGCTGCCCGTCCTGGTCTCCACCGTGGGGGTTTCTCTCTGCACAAATCCGATCATTCATTGGGAAAGAAACACATGATGATGTAGACAGAAATCAAACAGATAAAACAAGTCTGAATACGAGTTCAAACATAACTGCCAAAGAGCCGGCGTGCACATCCAAGTCTTAATATGAGTACAACATAGCTGACAAACAGAGCATACAGCCGGCGTGCACAGCCATCCCTGCGCACGGCCGAGCTGTCAGTCAAATTGTCCTAAACACACTTACATGTGGCCGGCATGCACAGCCACCAAATCCAATTCGACTTAAACAATAATACTAGGGTTAAGCCCAATAAGAGATACAGACCAAGCTCACCAGCTATCCGGGGGATACACTTGGTTCAGCGGTATGAAACCCGGTTCAAGAATAGGCATCCCATAGGCCGGGGTTCGCTGATGCATTTGCGGGATCAGATGAGCTTTCTCAGTCCTCTTCAGAACTGTGAATCCATTCATCATATCCAGGAAGCTGTTGATACGGTAGATTCTGTCATAATCCCTCATCTTTTCTCTGGTTCTTAGCAAGCCACCATTGAGGCCTGCTTCCAAGGCAACTTCACACATGACGCCCCAGCTGCCAATGCGCTTCCAGACTCTCCAGCTAGGCAGCCCTGCAATGTCCAGGGCGGCTGGA contains:
- the LOC125533649 gene encoding uncharacterized protein LOC125533649, whose protein sequence is MRFTFSGDGSTKNTLQFFSVKVAKIDESLQWPLDVYGFFSVRDVVDHKRNMIFSCDRDNCQTISQEDPYLTLTGPTRAVVVTSDPSYFEIELKVKGTAESEDKYLSRLVMTYRTGFLDRSFTSGLSTLEMAFKEIIQSVEATISVKVVDGSWPDSFRGVFCASIDDIAGLKVKLLECGDDRLPLDADGNIKLRCKVVSVGLEGLLRISVMAHCINGDQVVESHCREDVKSHEVVFEPRRSGTSSNTELKIGSCRMEVTVSWSLFSYQL